Genomic window (Dictyoglomus thermophilum H-6-12):
AATAATGGTTTTTGGTTTTTTAGTAAACATATTACTTGCTAGAATAACTCCTTTTAAGTTTATATGGTTAACAGGACATCATAGCTTCTATATGGCATGTTTAATTTCAGCTACCTTAGGAACTGTAGGACTTTCTGGAGTAGGGCTCATAATAGTAGGATCTATAATTCTTGGGTTAATGCAGGTATTGATGCCAGCTTGGATACATCCTTATATGAAGAAGGTTACAGGTACAGATGAGATAGCTTTAGGACATTTTGGAACTTTAGGATATTTTGTTTCGGGTTTTGTTGGAAGTCTTGTAGGTAAACCTGAAGATAGTACTGAGAATTTATCCTTTCCTAAAAGCTTTGGCTTCTTAAGAGAATCTCTTGTAGCTACAGGATTTGTAATGATTATTGTGTTTATCATTGCTAGTTTGGCTGCTGGTCCAAGTTATGTAGAAAGCCAGCTTAGTGGAGGGCAGAATTTCTTAGTATATGCAATAGTTCAAGCATTGACTTTTGCAGCTGGTGTAGGAGTAGTAATTTATGGAGTAAGGATGATTGTGGCAGAAATTGTTCCTGCTTTTAAAGGTATATCAGATAAGATTGTTCCTGAAGCTAAACCAGCTTTAGATTGTCCTGTAACTTTTCCCTATGCTCCTAATGCAGTAATAATAGGTTTCATTTTTAGCTTCTTAGGTGGTATATTATCTATGCTAGTTATGCCACTTTTAGGTTTACCTGTCATAATTCCTGGATTGGTACCTCATTTCTTCGTAGGGGGTACTGCGGGAGTGATAGGTAACGCAACTGGTGGTAAAAAGGGAGCAATGCTTGGAGCATTTGTTAATGGAATAATCATAAGTTTTGGTGCTGCATTGCTACTACCAGCTCTTGGTAATTTAGGATTTGAGAATACTACATTTGGAGATTCAGATTTTCAATGGTTAGGTATATTGATTAGTTTAATTGGTAAGATTTTTAAGTAATATAATTTAAAATTCCTAAGGGGGGGATTTTCGAATTCCCCCCTTTTGAGTTTAAGGAGGGATTATATGATTGTAGAAAAATTAACTATAAAGAATAAAACAGGACTTCATGCAAGGCCTGCTACTTTGTTTGTAGAGACTGCTAAAAAATTTAAATCAAAAATTTTAGTAGAAAAGGAAGGGAAAAAAGTAGATGCTAAAAGTTTAATAGGTATATTATCCTTAGGGGTGGAGCAAGGCCAAGATATAGTTATTCATGTGGAAGGACCTGACGAAAAAGAGGCTTTTGAAGAGCTCAAGAGAATGATAGATTCTGGCCTTGGTGAGGGAGAGTAGTTTTATGGGTATTGTTTTAAAAGGTATTGGAATAGGTAATAAAATCTCTATTGGAAAAGTTTTTTTATACAATAAAGAAAAAATAGAATTTTCACAAGAAAAAGACGAACTTCCTTTCGAGATAAAAATTAGACAATTAGAAGAATCAATAGAGGATGTTAGGAGAGAATTAGAAGAACTTTATAAGAGTATAAAAGAGACTTTTCCTAGAGAAGCAGAGATTTTCCTTTTTCATAAAGGTATATTAGAGGATGAGTATGTAATTGAAAAAATTAAATCTTATTTAGCTGAGGGTTACTCTTTAGTTTATTCTATAGAGAGGGCCTTTAATGAGATAAAGAGTGAGTTTGAAGGAATGGAACAAGAACTTTTTAGGGAGAGAGCTAAAGACATTGAAGATGTTGAGGAAAGATTGTTAAAAAAAATTCTAAATATAAACACTTCTAGTTTATCAAGTTTACCTTATCCTTGTATTGTTGTAGCTAAAGATCTGACTCCTTCGGATACAGCTAATTTAGATTTTATAAATCTTTTAGGATTTGTAACAGAGGAGGGAAGTATAACTTCCCATACGGCTATACTTGCTCAGGTTTTCAATATTCCTGCTGTTGTTGGAGTTAGAGGGATAATTGATCAGGTAAAAAAAGCCGAAGAAATTATAATTGATAGCGGTGAGGGTTTAGTAATATTAAATCCTACGGAAGAAGAAAAGCACTTTTATTCTATTAAAAAAGATGAAAAAGATAAAATTTCTCGAGAATTAATAAAATTTAGAGATCTTCCTGCAATTACATCTAAAGGTAGAAGGATTAAAGTTTTTGCGAATATTGGTAGTGAAAAAGAGGCAGAGATTGCTATAAATATGGGAGCTGAGGGTATTGGGCTTTTTAGGACCGAATTTATTTTTTTAGACAGAAATGATCCACCTTCCGAGGAAGAACAGTTTAGAATATATAAAAGAGTAGCTGAAATTTTTAAGGATAAACCTGTCATAATTAGAACTCTTGATATAGGAGGAGATAAAGAAATACCTTATTTGAAATTAGAAAAAGAGAAAAATCCCTTCTTAGGAGTAAGAGGACTTAGACTTTGTTTGTTAGAGAGAGAACTTTTTAAAGTTCAGTTGAGAGCTATATTAAGAGCATCAGTATTTGGCAATATTTGGATAATGTATCCGATGGTTGCTATAAAAGAGGAAGTAGAGGAAGCTAACAAGATATTAGAGGAAGTTAAACAAGAATTTGAAAATGAGGGTAAAACCTTTGTAAGGAATATTAAGGTAGGTATTATGGTAGAGATTCCTTCCATAGCTCTATCTCTTGAAGAGGTTATAGATATTATTGATTTTGTAAGTATTGGGTCTAATGATCTTATACAGTACACTTTTGCTGCCGATAGGACAAACGAAAAATTAAGATATTTATACATTCCCAATCATAGGGCAGTGGTTAGTTTAATTAAGAATGTTGTAGATGTTTGTCATAAGTTTGGTAAGGAGGTGGGGGTTTGCGGAGAAATTGCAGGGGATGAAGAATATGTTCCTCTCCTTGTTGATTTAGGGGTAGATGAGCTTAGTATGGCTCCTTCCAAGATACCTGTGATAAAAAAGAAGATAATAGAATTATAGTAATATAAAATGTTTTTTTATATAAAAATTTAAGTTTTTTATATTCCTTGCTTTTTCTCCAACTTTTTATTATAATTTTTAGCCGAACGACGTTCGCTCAAAAATAAGGAGTGGTTGAGATGAGAATAAGTAAGGATCCTGAAGTAAGGAGACAAGAATTAGTTGAGACTGCATTAAAATTGTTCTTAACCAAAGGTTATGAGAACACTTCTGTAAGGGATATTTTGAGAGAGATAAAAGGTTCTCCTGGTATGTTTTATTATTACTTTTCCTCCAAAGAGGAGATCTTTGAGGAGGCTATAAAGTATTATGTAGAGAACTATATAAAAGAGCTCTCTCATATTTTTAAGGATGAAAATTTATCTCTCCAAGAGAAATATCAAAAAGTAGTCAATGCAGTGGTAAAGGCCTTTGAGGATATGAAATCTCTCTCTGATATTTATTACAGCCCTCAATATTTTCCTTTAAGGGTTAAGATATCTTTTAGAATTCTCGATAGTTTACAGGAATCATTTAGAGAGTTAATAGATAAGATTAAAAAAGATAAGAATCTTGATTCTCAAAGGGCTGCTACTTTTATTCTTTATGGAGTGTATGGATTATTGCATAAAGATGCAGAAAAGTTAGGAGAACCTAAAGTTATTCAAAATATAATGGATTTTATTCTTGATGTTACGAGTAAAGTTTTAGGATTGACAAAGGTTTAGGTGGGATGGTGATGGCACATGAAGAGGATTTATCTTTGGGCATTTAGGCATTCTAAGCTTGTTATTCTATTCTCCTTAGCTTTGTTTGCTTTTTCTCTGTATCTTACTTTAAATTTAAAAGTTAACTATGACTTATATTCTCTTCTTCCTCAGGATTTGTCATCGGTAAAAGCTTTAAATACTTTAAGAAATGTTTTCAAATTAGGTGAAGAAGGTTATATATTAATTCCTTTTAAGGATCCAAAAGAAGTAGACGAGTTTAAAAACAAAATTGCAAGAATAGAGGGAGTCTCTAAAGTTTCATGGATATCTGATTATCAAGATATTTTTCTTCCTGAATATTTTTGGAGCGAGAATTTAAAAGAAAAATTTATAAAAGATGGGTATACTTTTTTAAAGGTTGACTTCTTGGAATCTTCTCAAAGCCCTCTTACTAAGAAAGCCTCTCAAGAGATAAGAAAAATTCTTCCTAAGGGTGCCTATTTCACAGGAAACGTTGCTATAGCTGAGGATTTAAGTAATTTAACTCAGAGAGAGACTGCGAAGTATCTTTTAATTGGAAGTATATTTGTAATAATATTTTTGTTTTTTCTTTTGCCTTCTATGTATGTGCCTATTCTTATTTACTATAATATTTTCCTTGCCATTTTAGTGAACACTGCTATTTCTACTCTTATAGGACAAGAGATAAGTTTTTTGACAAGGATGCTTGTTAGCATTCTTCAGATGGGTGTTACTATGGATTATGCTATTTTTCTATATCACAGATATGAAGAAGAAGCAAAGAATCATAGCAGAGAAGAGGCTGGTTGGATTGCTGTAAAGACTACTGCTACAAGTATTATTGCAAGTGCAGGAACGACTATAGCAGGATTTCTTGCTATGACTCAGATGAAGTTTGGCCTTGGAAGAGATATGGGATTTATTCTTGCAAGAGGAGTTTTAATATCTCTTATTTTTTCTCTAACTATTTTACCTGTTCTCTTTTATCATTTTTATAATAAGTGGGCAAATGCTAAGAGATGGGTTTTAAGACTTTCTGGAGAAAGGCTTTTTAATTTTATAGTAAAGGCAAGACCAGTAATTTTTGCCATGTTTATTGTTGGTGTATTAGCCATTCTTTTAGCTCCTAGATTTCCCATGGATTATAAGCTTTTGAGAGGTTTTCCAGAAAATGTCTCCTCTATGGTAGGCCAGAGAAAAATGGAAGAAATATTTGAAAAGAAATCTACTATTTTCCTTGTGGGACAAGAAACTCCAAAGAATTGGCAAGAAATTTTAAAAATCTTAAAGAATGAAAATAATATTACAGGAATTATTGGATACTACGATATGGTAGATCCTCTTTTACCTGAATATATGGTGCCCGAAAATGTAGTTAAGAACTTTTTTAAGGATGGTTTGTCTTACATGGCTTTGGATACAAAGTTTGAATATGGCACTTCAGACTCTTACAAATTTGTAGAGGGTTTGAGGGAAAATATTGAGAAAAAATATAACGTGAAAATTACTGGAGTTCCTGTTTTAAATTATGATTTAAGAAATGTTACCACTAATGATCTTAACAGAGTAAACTTATTATCTATTTTGGCCATATTCCTTATAATTGCTCTATCCTTCTTATCTGTTCCTGTGCCTTTTCTTTTGGTGTTAGTTATTGAGATGGCTATTACTGTTAACCTTCTTATAGATTATCTTACCTATGGATTTGTGTTTTTCTCGTCCAATTTGTTTATAGGTGCAATTCAGCTTGGAGCTACCATAGATTATGCAGTACTACTTACTTCTAGATATCTTGAGGCAAAGAGTAAGGGTTTTGATAAGGCTTCAGCGGCACATTTTGCCTTTGAGGGTATAAACAGTATCTTAACCAGTGCAGGTACCATGTTCTTTATAGCACTACCTTTAGGAATTTTTTCAGAGATCTTTATGGCACAAAATCTTGCTATGCTTGTGAGTAGGGGCGCAATAATAAGTGTACTTTTTGTTACAATGTTTATTATTCCCCTGCTTGTTACCTTTGATCCTATTATTGAAAAGTTAACCTTTATTAGGAAGGAGGGAAAATAATGAAAAAAAGGATAGTTATTTTAGGACTTATATTTATAATACTTTTAGGGCTTTCCTTTGGAAGTTCTTTAAAGGTTAAAAATGATGAGACTATTTATGTTCTTTTAGATTATGATGGAAAAATAAAAAGGATGGATCTTGTTAATTGGATTGAAGTGCAAGGACAAGGAAATTTTAAAGTAGTAAAGGATGCAAAGTATATTAAAAATCCCGATCTCTATTCTGAAGGAGTAAAGATGGATTTTACAGGAGATAAACTAAGTTTTTATGGTAATGTCAAAGAAGTTAAAAATATTTATTACAAGGCAGAGGTTAATAAAAAGCTTCCTTTAGAATTTAAGATCACTTATAAGTATAATGGAAAAGTCTCAAATCCTAAAGAATTCTTAGGAAAATCAGGAAATTTAGACATTGAAGTATATATTAAGCCGCTGGAAGATATACCTTTTAGAATTGTAATGTCTACAGAATTTTCTTCTGATGATTTTATTTTAAGAAATCCTGAAGATTTTATGGTGATGGTGCTGGGTAAAACAGTAAGAGTTACAGGTTTTACCTATCCTATACCTGATGCAAAGATGACTTTATCTTTAAGAAGTAATAAATTGAAGGTTCCGGATATCACCTTTACTGCCCTTCCATCTCTTCCTCCTGTAGATCTTTCTATGGGACAAAAATTAAAGGAGTTTTACAATGGGTTAGATGGATTTCTCATGCTAAATCAG
Coding sequences:
- a CDS encoding efflux RND transporter permease subunit codes for the protein MKRIYLWAFRHSKLVILFSLALFAFSLYLTLNLKVNYDLYSLLPQDLSSVKALNTLRNVFKLGEEGYILIPFKDPKEVDEFKNKIARIEGVSKVSWISDYQDIFLPEYFWSENLKEKFIKDGYTFLKVDFLESSQSPLTKKASQEIRKILPKGAYFTGNVAIAEDLSNLTQRETAKYLLIGSIFVIIFLFFLLPSMYVPILIYYNIFLAILVNTAISTLIGQEISFLTRMLVSILQMGVTMDYAIFLYHRYEEEAKNHSREEAGWIAVKTTATSIIASAGTTIAGFLAMTQMKFGLGRDMGFILARGVLISLIFSLTILPVLFYHFYNKWANAKRWVLRLSGERLFNFIVKARPVIFAMFIVGVLAILLAPRFPMDYKLLRGFPENVSSMVGQRKMEEIFEKKSTIFLVGQETPKNWQEILKILKNENNITGIIGYYDMVDPLLPEYMVPENVVKNFFKDGLSYMALDTKFEYGTSDSYKFVEGLRENIEKKYNVKITGVPVLNYDLRNVTTNDLNRVNLLSILAIFLIIALSFLSVPVPFLLVLVIEMAITVNLLIDYLTYGFVFFSSNLFIGAIQLGATIDYAVLLTSRYLEAKSKGFDKASAAHFAFEGINSILTSAGTMFFIALPLGIFSEIFMAQNLAMLVSRGAIISVLFVTMFIIPLLVTFDPIIEKLTFIRKEGK
- a CDS encoding HPr family phosphocarrier protein, giving the protein MIVEKLTIKNKTGLHARPATLFVETAKKFKSKILVEKEGKKVDAKSLIGILSLGVEQGQDIVIHVEGPDEKEAFEELKRMIDSGLGEGE
- the ptsP gene encoding phosphoenolpyruvate--protein phosphotransferase — encoded protein: MGIVLKGIGIGNKISIGKVFLYNKEKIEFSQEKDELPFEIKIRQLEESIEDVRRELEELYKSIKETFPREAEIFLFHKGILEDEYVIEKIKSYLAEGYSLVYSIERAFNEIKSEFEGMEQELFRERAKDIEDVEERLLKKILNINTSSLSSLPYPCIVVAKDLTPSDTANLDFINLLGFVTEEGSITSHTAILAQVFNIPAVVGVRGIIDQVKKAEEIIIDSGEGLVILNPTEEEKHFYSIKKDEKDKISRELIKFRDLPAITSKGRRIKVFANIGSEKEAEIAINMGAEGIGLFRTEFIFLDRNDPPSEEEQFRIYKRVAEIFKDKPVIIRTLDIGGDKEIPYLKLEKEKNPFLGVRGLRLCLLERELFKVQLRAILRASVFGNIWIMYPMVAIKEEVEEANKILEEVKQEFENEGKTFVRNIKVGIMVEIPSIALSLEEVIDIIDFVSIGSNDLIQYTFAADRTNEKLRYLYIPNHRAVVSLIKNVVDVCHKFGKEVGVCGEIAGDEEYVPLLVDLGVDELSMAPSKIPVIKKKIIEL
- a CDS encoding PTS ascorbate transporter subunit IIC, which translates into the protein MGFLKFIQDILSVPAILVGVVAFVGLVVQKKSFSEVISGSFKSTLGFLILSAGAATLIGSLNALGPMLEKGFSIRGVVPNNEAIVAIAQKTLGRETALIMVFGFLVNILLARITPFKFIWLTGHHSFYMACLISATLGTVGLSGVGLIIVGSIILGLMQVLMPAWIHPYMKKVTGTDEIALGHFGTLGYFVSGFVGSLVGKPEDSTENLSFPKSFGFLRESLVATGFVMIIVFIIASLAAGPSYVESQLSGGQNFLVYAIVQALTFAAGVGVVIYGVRMIVAEIVPAFKGISDKIVPEAKPALDCPVTFPYAPNAVIIGFIFSFLGGILSMLVMPLLGLPVIIPGLVPHFFVGGTAGVIGNATGGKKGAMLGAFVNGIIISFGAALLLPALGNLGFENTTFGDSDFQWLGILISLIGKIFK
- a CDS encoding TetR/AcrR family transcriptional regulator, translating into MRISKDPEVRRQELVETALKLFLTKGYENTSVRDILREIKGSPGMFYYYFSSKEEIFEEAIKYYVENYIKELSHIFKDENLSLQEKYQKVVNAVVKAFEDMKSLSDIYYSPQYFPLRVKISFRILDSLQESFRELIDKIKKDKNLDSQRAATFILYGVYGLLHKDAEKLGEPKVIQNIMDFILDVTSKVLGLTKV